A stretch of the Candidatus Berkelbacteria bacterium genome encodes the following:
- a CDS encoding DNA-directed RNA polymerase subunit alpha: MYTLPELENVKVTEESESDRVASFIIEPLLPGYGMTVGHSLRRVLLTSLEGAAVAYVKIQGTDHEFTTLKGMREDIVELILNLKSMRVRLNASEPVLMKLDKKGTGIVTAADFAKHADVDIIDPDHYLATLDKDGKLSMEVTIERGRGYLPTEQKSRDQLPIGTIAVDSIFTPIKKVHYEVEHTRVGGQTDYDKLSLELTTDGSVTPAEAMAHASTILIEHFTLIRDAANKSVAAKIEVTAKKKKRGKKTE; this comes from the coding sequence ATGTATACATTACCTGAACTTGAAAATGTTAAAGTGACCGAGGAAAGTGAATCGGATCGGGTTGCAAGTTTTATTATTGAACCTCTCCTACCTGGTTATGGCATGACTGTCGGGCATTCTTTACGCCGTGTGCTTTTAACGTCTCTTGAGGGCGCAGCGGTTGCGTATGTAAAAATCCAGGGTACTGACCATGAGTTTACAACCCTCAAAGGCATGCGTGAAGATATAGTGGAATTAATTTTAAATCTTAAATCAATGCGTGTGCGCCTTAATGCGTCTGAACCTGTCCTAATGAAACTTGACAAAAAAGGCACAGGTATCGTCACGGCGGCAGATTTTGCCAAACATGCCGATGTTGACATTATCGACCCCGATCATTATCTGGCGACGCTTGATAAAGACGGCAAGCTTTCAATGGAAGTTACGATTGAACGTGGACGCGGCTATCTCCCAACTGAACAAAAAAGTCGTGATCAATTGCCGATTGGCACAATCGCCGTTGATTCAATTTTCACTCCGATTAAGAAAGTCCATTATGAGGTTGAGCACACGCGGGTCGGCGGCCAAACAGACTATGATAAATTAAGCCTCGAACTGACAACTGATGGTTCAGTTACACCCGCAGAGGCAATGGCGCACGCCTCAACAATTCTAATTGAACACTTCACCTTGATTCGAGATGCCGCAAATAAATCAGTAGCGGCAAAAATTGAAGTAACCGCCAAGAAAAAGAAGCGTGGGAAGAAAACCGAGTAA
- the rpsD gene encoding 30S ribosomal protein S4, which produces MARYTGPVERISRRAGVNLFLKGERSYGPKNAFSRRSYAPGQHGPNKRVGKLSEYGRQLREKQKTKAIYGILERQFRRYYETAVRSKKDSGTTLLQILELRLDNVVFRLGLADSRRQARQYVTHGHVRIDGKNTNIPSYTVKPKQKIELVKIERKPTESEVPLWLRRNQGLMGEIIEVPSREQIPLEIEEQLIIEFYSR; this is translated from the coding sequence ATGGCACGCTACACTGGTCCAGTTGAGAGAATTAGTCGCCGCGCAGGTGTTAACCTGTTTCTTAAGGGCGAACGTAGTTACGGACCAAAAAATGCTTTTTCTCGACGTTCATACGCGCCTGGCCAGCACGGGCCGAATAAACGGGTGGGTAAACTTTCAGAATACGGCAGACAGCTTCGCGAAAAACAAAAGACCAAGGCGATCTACGGTATCCTCGAACGCCAATTTCGGCGCTACTATGAAACAGCAGTTCGCTCTAAAAAAGATTCCGGCACAACGCTTCTGCAGATTTTGGAATTGCGTCTGGACAATGTTGTCTTCAGACTTGGTTTAGCAGATAGTCGCCGCCAAGCTCGTCAGTATGTCACGCACGGCCACGTCCGAATTGATGGCAAGAATACCAACATTCCCTCATATACAGTTAAACCAAAGCAAAAAATTGAACTTGTTAAAATTGAGCGTAAACCAACTGAATCTGAAGTACCGCTTTGGTTGAGGCGCAATCAGGGGCTTATGGGTGAAATAATTGAAGTGCCAAGTCGTGAACAAATCCCACTTGAGATTGAAGAGCAACTTATTATTGAATTTTATTCACGTTAA
- the rpsK gene encoding 30S ribosomal protein S11, which yields MKSNNKKQIKKKNVSSGRIYVQATFNNTIITITDDNGNVIAWASAGGQGFKGARKATPYAAQTAMHAAIDKAKLHGFQEASVFVAGVGSGREQAVRSIGITGVRVMGIKDITPIPHNGVRRKKPRRV from the coding sequence ATGAAATCAAATAACAAAAAACAGATCAAAAAAAAGAATGTTTCTTCCGGACGAATTTACGTTCAGGCAACATTCAATAATACTATTATTACAATTACCGATGACAACGGTAATGTCATTGCGTGGGCGAGCGCGGGTGGTCAAGGTTTCAAAGGCGCCCGCAAAGCTACTCCTTACGCCGCGCAAACTGCAATGCATGCGGCAATCGATAAAGCAAAACTTCATGGCTTCCAAGAGGCATCAGTTTTTGTAGCTGGCGTTGGTTCGGGGCGTGAACAAGCAGTGCGCTCAATCGGCATCACTGGCGTTCGCGTCATGGGCATCAAGGATATCACACCAATTCCCCATAATGGCGTCCGACGGAAGAAACCACGGAGAGTTTAG
- the rpsM gene encoding 30S ribosomal protein S13, with protein sequence MARIAGVNLPNQKPAWIALTAIYGIGRSVAKTILTQVKVEPGKRAQTLTDDELERIRTVIEQNQTVEGELRMQITQNIKRLKEIGTYRGNRHIRNLPVRGQRTKTNARTKRGKRVTVGSGRKTVTQKT encoded by the coding sequence ATGGCTCGGATCGCCGGTGTCAATTTGCCAAATCAAAAACCCGCCTGGATCGCATTGACGGCGATTTATGGTATTGGCAGATCAGTGGCCAAAACAATCCTAACGCAAGTTAAGGTTGAACCAGGTAAAAGAGCCCAAACTTTAACTGACGATGAACTTGAGAGGATTCGCACCGTTATTGAACAAAATCAAACGGTTGAAGGCGAACTGCGAATGCAGATTACGCAAAACATTAAACGTCTCAAAGAAATTGGAACTTATCGAGGGAATCGACACATTCGTAATTTACCTGTCCGTGGTCAACGCACAAAGACAAATGCGCGCACAAAACGCGGTAAGCGCGTCACGGTCGGTTCGGGTCGGAAGACGGTTACGCAGAAGACATAA
- the rpmJ gene encoding 50S ribosomal protein L36 has product MHVSASVKPRCEKCQVIRRKGKVRVICQNPRHKQVQG; this is encoded by the coding sequence ATGCATGTTTCCGCTTCAGTCAAACCACGTTGCGAGAAGTGTCAAGTGATTCGGCGCAAAGGCAAGGTCCGCGTGATTTGCCAAAATCCTAGACATAAGCAAGTACAAGGATAG
- the infA gene encoding translation initiation factor IF-1 — translation MTKDVIELDGTVAEALPNAMFRVDVEAGQNQHRVLATLSGKMRLHRIKILPGDRVKVQLTPYDLTRGRISYRYSVDQRDQQIEFKNH, via the coding sequence ATGACGAAAGACGTAATCGAATTAGACGGCACGGTAGCCGAAGCGCTTCCGAATGCTATGTTTCGTGTTGATGTAGAAGCGGGGCAGAATCAACACCGTGTTCTTGCCACACTTTCAGGCAAGATGCGCTTGCATCGGATCAAAATCCTACCTGGGGATCGAGTTAAAGTACAATTAACGCCCTACGATCTAACGCGCGGACGAATTAGCTACCGATACAGTGTCGACCAACGCGATCAACAAATCGAATTCAAGAATCATTAA
- the map gene encoding type I methionyl aminopeptidase encodes MKISIKSQEAIDAMRQAGSILAATRNLLIQNLTVGETSSHLDQLVENYICTQGAEPAFKGYKNFPASICFSVNDGLVHGLPNTTPIQAGDVIKLDFGIRYQGWNVDAATTVGLAPVSAENKRLIDTTKKALWAGIKKVQAGIHLGDVQAAIQEVIENANLGLVHSLTGHGIGRELHEPPSIPNHGERGTGPVLQAGMTICLEPMVTTGSSDVQVARDGWTYITSDGSYSAHEEHTILVTHSGFEILTL; translated from the coding sequence ATGAAAATTTCGATTAAATCACAAGAAGCAATCGATGCTATGCGGCAAGCAGGTAGTATCTTGGCGGCAACGCGTAACTTACTGATTCAAAATTTAACTGTTGGAGAAACGAGCTCTCATTTAGATCAACTCGTTGAAAACTACATCTGCACCCAGGGCGCAGAGCCAGCCTTTAAGGGTTATAAAAATTTTCCAGCCAGTATCTGTTTTTCTGTCAACGATGGTCTCGTCCATGGTCTGCCGAATACAACGCCGATTCAAGCTGGCGACGTTATCAAGCTTGATTTTGGCATACGCTACCAAGGCTGGAATGTTGATGCCGCAACTACGGTCGGCCTTGCGCCAGTCAGTGCCGAAAATAAGAGATTGATTGATACGACTAAGAAAGCCCTGTGGGCAGGAATTAAGAAAGTTCAGGCTGGAATACATTTAGGCGATGTTCAAGCGGCCATTCAAGAAGTAATTGAAAATGCAAATCTTGGCCTAGTACACTCATTAACGGGTCATGGGATCGGGCGTGAACTACATGAACCGCCTTCTATCCCAAATCATGGCGAGCGGGGCACAGGTCCAGTTCTTCAGGCTGGCATGACAATTTGCCTTGAACCGATGGTAACCACAGGGTCATCTGACGTTCAAGTCGCCAGAGATGGCTGGACCTACATTACATCTGATGGCTCTTATTCTGCTCATGAAGAGCATACGATTTTAGTCACGCATAGCGGCTTTGAGATCCTCACCTTGTAA
- a CDS encoding nucleoside monophosphate kinase, whose translation MKLVKPKLLVFIGIQGSGKGTQASLLSKKLNLQHIIAGDIFRIVAQEPTPLGKSVADNLNHGRIMTIEQWAAVVGHYLEMQDLRQGVILDGVLRSPEQVSQLAKIISTKHLPAVYLIYLRLNRDQALARLLIRGREDDKPEQLAERFRWSEQQTLPVVDLYRELGQITEVNADQSIEDTQAEIVAKLKTQGLISD comes from the coding sequence ATGAAGCTTGTGAAACCAAAACTCTTAGTATTTATTGGTATTCAAGGATCGGGAAAAGGCACTCAAGCAAGTTTACTTTCCAAAAAACTCAACTTGCAACATATTATTGCGGGTGATATTTTTCGCATAGTTGCTCAAGAGCCAACTCCGCTTGGTAAATCAGTAGCGGATAACTTAAATCATGGTCGAATCATGACGATTGAGCAATGGGCGGCAGTTGTTGGCCATTATTTGGAGATGCAGGACCTTCGCCAAGGAGTCATTCTTGATGGTGTCCTCCGTTCCCCTGAACAGGTTAGTCAACTCGCTAAAATAATCTCAACAAAACACTTGCCGGCTGTTTACTTAATTTATTTAAGATTAAATCGCGATCAGGCATTAGCGAGGCTCCTGATTCGCGGCCGAGAAGATGATAAACCAGAACAACTTGCTGAACGCTTTCGTTGGAGCGAACAACAAACATTACCGGTTGTGGATCTCTACCGCGAGCTCGGCCAGATCACCGAAGTCAATGCTGATCAGTCGATCGAAGATACCCAAGCCGAGATCGTGGCCAAACTTAAAACTCAAGGGCTGATCAGTGACTAA
- the secY gene encoding preprotein translocase subunit SecY, translating into METLRAIFKNPVLRKRVLYTLGILGLFRILAHLPMPGVDLEALREFFARNSLFGLLNLFTGGSMENFSLVLMGVGPYITASIIFQLLIIIIPRFEELQKEGESGRQKINQYTRLLTVPLAVLQGYSTLILLRNQGIVGTFAPVDLITILLTITAGTVLLMWLGELITENGIGNGMSLIITLGILAGIPTALSQTFAVIDQLNVVNLAAFLAISLIVTLAIVTVSEAERQIPITYARRVRGLQKTSGVATFLPLKVIMAGVVPIIFALSMMIFPPVVARFFQGTDIEQVRRVADWVVELFNDNTFYAIAYFICVILFTFFYTSIIFQPEQVAENIQKQGGFVPGLRPGHETADYLGKVLNRVTLFGAIFLAAIAVLPFIVQSLTEIQTLVLGGTGILIVVSVCLETMRQIRAQLITHRYEF; encoded by the coding sequence ATGGAAACGCTCCGCGCGATCTTCAAAAATCCCGTCTTGCGAAAACGTGTTTTGTATACTCTAGGCATTCTCGGTCTATTTCGAATTTTAGCGCACCTGCCGATGCCCGGCGTTGACCTTGAGGCCCTTAGGGAATTTTTTGCCCGCAATAGTCTCTTTGGACTTCTCAACCTTTTTACGGGCGGTTCAATGGAAAACTTCTCGCTTGTTCTGATGGGTGTTGGACCCTATATTACCGCTTCGATTATCTTTCAGCTCTTGATTATTATCATTCCTCGCTTTGAGGAGCTTCAAAAAGAAGGTGAATCAGGTCGCCAAAAAATCAACCAATATACTCGCTTACTTACCGTTCCTCTGGCTGTTCTGCAAGGTTACAGCACGCTCATTTTACTTCGCAATCAAGGTATTGTCGGCACCTTCGCGCCAGTTGATTTAATTACGATTCTTCTAACTATTACAGCCGGCACAGTTCTTTTAATGTGGCTCGGTGAATTAATTACCGAAAACGGGATTGGCAACGGCATGTCACTCATTATTACACTGGGAATTTTAGCTGGCATCCCAACTGCTCTGTCTCAAACTTTCGCAGTTATTGACCAATTAAATGTTGTCAACTTAGCCGCGTTCCTGGCAATTTCACTCATTGTCACCTTAGCAATTGTAACCGTCAGCGAGGCTGAACGACAGATACCAATCACCTATGCGCGCCGCGTCCGTGGCCTTCAAAAAACAAGCGGAGTTGCAACTTTCCTACCCCTGAAGGTAATTATGGCGGGCGTTGTCCCAATTATCTTCGCGCTTTCAATGATGATTTTCCCGCCGGTCGTCGCCCGTTTTTTTCAAGGAACGGATATCGAGCAAGTTCGGCGTGTCGCCGATTGGGTAGTGGAACTTTTCAACGACAATACATTTTACGCAATCGCGTATTTTATTTGCGTGATTTTGTTTACATTCTTCTACACCTCAATTATTTTCCAACCAGAGCAAGTGGCTGAAAATATTCAAAAACAGGGTGGTTTCGTGCCCGGTCTGCGCCCTGGCCATGAAACTGCTGACTACCTTGGTAAGGTACTCAATCGAGTCACTCTTTTTGGCGCAATTTTCCTCGCGGCGATTGCCGTTCTTCCCTTTATTGTTCAAAGCCTAACTGAAATTCAAACGCTTGTTCTCGGAGGAACTGGAATCTTGATTGTGGTTTCAGTTTGCCTCGAGACTATGCGGCAAATTCGCGCTCAACTTATTACCCATCGCTATGAGTTCTAG
- the rplO gene encoding 50S ribosomal protein L15, which yields MAFLHNLKQVSNRAKRRGRGIAAGQGKTGGRGTKGQKARTGANIPTGFEGGQSRLYIRLPKRRGEGFSPRFDRAAITLEKLDQVYQVGERVSVRTLKNKGLIKPKIISVKIIKRGQLTKSLKFSGVRFTQSIHQQFK from the coding sequence ATGGCTTTCTTGCATAATTTGAAACAAGTTTCCAATCGAGCCAAGCGTCGCGGCCGTGGCATAGCCGCCGGGCAAGGTAAAACTGGCGGTCGGGGTACAAAAGGTCAAAAAGCTCGCACTGGCGCAAACATTCCCACAGGCTTCGAGGGTGGGCAATCCCGTTTATACATTCGTCTGCCCAAACGCCGCGGCGAAGGTTTTAGTCCACGTTTTGATCGTGCCGCGATTACGCTTGAAAAACTTGACCAAGTCTACCAAGTAGGTGAGCGTGTTTCTGTGCGCACTCTTAAGAACAAGGGTCTCATTAAACCAAAAATAATTTCAGTAAAGATCATTAAGCGCGGCCAACTAACTAAATCGCTCAAGTTTAGCGGAGTGCGTTTCACGCAATCAATTCATCAACAATTCAAATAG
- the rpsE gene encoding 30S ribosomal protein S5 produces the protein MSRPKEQSEKEFEERVVEVNRVSRTVKGGKRMRFRALVVLGNHKGSVGMGIGKAGEVQAAIKKASADAKKHLIEVPIVNDTIPHETMYKYGSAKIFLKPAGGGTSVIAGGAVRAVIELAGIRNILSKIIGSSNNINNVSATLAALKEINERALNSKE, from the coding sequence ATGTCTCGTCCCAAAGAACAATCTGAAAAGGAATTTGAAGAACGCGTCGTGGAGGTGAATCGCGTCTCCCGAACTGTTAAAGGTGGCAAACGCATGCGTTTCCGAGCACTGGTCGTGCTTGGCAATCACAAAGGGAGTGTTGGCATGGGTATTGGCAAAGCAGGCGAGGTGCAAGCGGCAATTAAAAAAGCCTCGGCTGACGCTAAGAAACATCTAATTGAAGTTCCGATTGTCAATGATACAATTCCTCACGAAACAATGTATAAATATGGAAGCGCCAAAATTTTTCTCAAACCAGCTGGCGGCGGCACTTCAGTGATTGCCGGCGGAGCAGTGCGAGCTGTGATCGAATTAGCCGGCATTCGAAATATTCTCTCAAAAATTATCGGCTCATCGAATAACATCAATAATGTTTCCGCAACTCTCGCCGCGCTCAAAGAAATCAATGAACGCGCGCTGAACTCAAAGGAATAA
- the rplR gene encoding 50S ribosomal protein L18 — translation MDPKRIQRIRRIRARLSGTAERPRICIERTAKHFRVQFIDDQSGKTVLAGGDHELKSKLTGIQQAHAVGKAIAGKAKQAGLKQAVLDRRGYRYHGRIAAFAKTVRESGLTI, via the coding sequence ATGGATCCAAAACGCATTCAAAGAATCAGACGCATTCGGGCGCGCTTGAGCGGCACAGCTGAACGGCCACGTATTTGTATTGAACGAACCGCCAAGCATTTCCGTGTTCAATTTATTGACGATCAGTCTGGTAAAACTGTGCTGGCCGGAGGTGACCATGAACTCAAAAGCAAACTTACCGGCATCCAGCAGGCGCACGCAGTCGGAAAAGCAATCGCAGGAAAAGCTAAACAAGCCGGCTTAAAACAGGCAGTCTTGGATCGACGCGGTTACCGTTATCATGGACGGATTGCGGCCTTTGCCAAGACAGTGCGTGAATCAGGTTTAACTATTTAG